The Vitis vinifera cultivar Pinot Noir 40024 chromosome 18, ASM3070453v1 region ACTACGAGCAAATGGATGTAGGTCAGGACATCGATGTTTATGATTCTGATCGTGACTGAAAGTTGGTGAATTGTTCATTTAGTTTGGGCTTGTTAACCTAGATCTACTTGTTTATGGCCTGGTTATTGTAAGATGAACCATCCATCACTCCAATGTTTTCTAGTCCTAAACACTTGAAAGGCTCAGTTTCACGGCTTATTCACATGGTCGGCCGTTCTCATCTTTCAGGCCACCGAGTTTTTGACTGATCCAACTTCAAAAAAACAAGATGTTCCAACCTCTTGGACTGGTTTTGATCAAATCCAAATTTCAAAACATTGCATAAAAGCTAAGCAAAAGCTGGGCGCGAAACAAGAAGCATCTTCCGTTCTTATTGCAATAGTGTTGCAGCATAGTGGGAACAAGCTAGCTAGGTTAATTTATACCTGATAATATatgaaacaaaaatgaaaaatccatATGAAATAGCACACCAAgtacatatatttaatttttgctaGCAACAAGTAGGGAACCATGCATGAGTGTGTGTATGTATACATACAGGAGTAGTGATTAAATGAGAGCCATTTGCTGGACATTGATGGGGTAGCAATCAGAGGGAGGACCATAGAAGGCCGTTTGAGCAAGGATGACATTGGCAGCCGTGGTTGGATGGAAGGCATCCCAAAACACATATTCATTCCTGTTTAGGCATGGCATTTGCATAGGCAGACATGTTATCTGCCCTTGGTTTCTTCCTAGTCCACAGCACCCTCTATCCACTACACTGAACCCTGCATGCATTCATATATAGTCATAGTCTCATTTTTAGAATCCATAGTCACTGTTTCATACAATATATCACACGTTAATTTATCAGTTACCCTAAAAATTTAAGAAGAATGTGGGGAATGGACTAAGAAAGTTTAGTAAATACACCAAATCTTGACATATTTCTCGTGTGTTATCTCTTGTACTTTCGTAGGAGTTCAACAAGTTTAATTAGGAACATCATGTGAAAAGTAAGTTCGCTCACCATAAGTAGCAGGATTATTGAGAATGTCACCAAAAATACCATAAGTATTGCCATACACAAAGATGGAGCCAGGATGGTTCCCATTCAGCTGGTTGACGAGTGCCCTGAGCCCTTCATTGAAGGTACCAAGTATCTGATTATCGTAGTCGAGACATCGACCGGGCGGCGCCAAGGCTCGCTGGTTTGGCATGCAACCAAGTGGTCCAATCCCGGCTAGGAAGAACTTCCTTAACCCTAAACTATACAGTGCCTGCATTTATACATGCATGCTAATTAAAGATAAAGAGTCATAAGCTTGAGAACATGATCAATGATAAgcttaaaaaatgataagaattttAGCTAATTGTATATCATATAATTCGTTTAATAAATAAGTCATGAATCTAACATATTTAAACTATTATTTAATCATATCAAAATAACTTATGACTTATTCGTTTAACTCATATACATTACaaacttcaatttaaaaattataaaaattaaacttttctAAATATCtatatcatatatttaaaaatatttaattaaatattaaagtataTTCTATCTTATAATTCTATCTTAAGGatataattaaaagtttaatttatcttttaaatcgGCTAAATAGGTTGTGCCATACCATCTATGTATAAATACAGATGATTCATTATCAACATAGGTATAActttcttttaataaaactaataatattAGGATGTTTTCTATTAGactttagattttttaataaaataagtaaataaacaaaaattaccaaaatttgCCGTGCATAATGGTTGAGGAGGAGGTTGGCGAAATCCGGGGGACTGTAGTTGTAGCTGGAAGGGTAGAGGGAAGGCATGAGGTAGTTGTTGAGGTAGTCATTGCTCCCGAAAACCATTATAACTATGGATTTGGCCAAGTACCGACTCAGAGTTGTTCCATTCGCCATTGTTCTCATTTGGCTCAATGTGGTCTCAAAGTTCAGCACCTGTTGGCTCAAGCTAAACCTTTGTCCCTGCACCGATCGATTCCACATTCCAAGCACTTGTATTAACATAGTATTGGTATAAgacttaaaaatgttttctttagaaaatttcaaaaattgcttctaaaatttttagaaaataatttttagaaatcgCTTAAAGCTCATTTGGGAGTAATTTTGAGGGGATTTAAAACGTCCACTTATATTAATTAGATGTTTGACAaactttgaaaatcatttatgatGAATATATTTCTAACAAAAGTGCCACAAAAGTGCTTTTACTATAATTGCTTGCTCTCTGGTCCAAGTAATAATAGTAATGGAATTCAAGAGGTAGAAGTATGATACGTAGTTTTGGCCAGTTTCATCAAGGATGCCAGCAGCTGCTGAAGCATAATTCACTCCACTAAATATTTTGGACCCTGTTGAGCCAGGATCTGCGAAAGGTTGAGGATATGAAACACCTAACATCTCAGCTGCaaatcaaaaggaaaagaattcgATATCAAATGACAAAATTCTACTCACATACTCAAGAGTTCATTCTCTTTAACTTTGCCAAATTTGCAGAAGTTGGTCAACTGCTTTCTCATACCATACCCAAAAAAATGATACCTAAAGATttatcaacattttcaaaaattaattcttaaaaaaggGTTTTTGATAAAGTTCTTAAcaatgatattttcttattttaaaaaataaaattttgtttgagaacctaatttttaaaaatgactttattTGGCTTGTTTCAAATTacaacaatatataaaatatgttctAAGAATGATCGTATTC contains the following coding sequences:
- the LOC100267169 gene encoding GDSL esterase/lipase At1g71250, yielding MMITMVKQQPLWSAAVLLLLLLSLQFSTQVARSQRVPAIFCFGDSLIDDGNNNFLDSIAKSNYYPYGIDFRGPTGRFCNGKTIVDLLAEMLGVSYPQPFADPGSTGSKIFSGVNYASAAAGILDETGQNYGQRFSLSQQVLNFETTLSQMRTMANGTTLSRYLAKSIVIMVFGSNDYLNNYLMPSLYPSSYNYSPPDFANLLLNHYARQILALYSLGLRKFFLAGIGPLGCMPNQRALAPPGRCLDYDNQILGTFNEGLRALVNQLNGNHPGSIFVYGNTYGIFGDILNNPATYGFSVVDRGCCGLGRNQGQITCLPMQMPCLNRNEYVFWDAFHPTTAANVILAQTAFYGPPSDCYPINVQQMALI